From a region of the Impatiens glandulifera chromosome 4, dImpGla2.1, whole genome shotgun sequence genome:
- the LOC124933791 gene encoding subtilisin-like protease SBT5.4, giving the protein MDLKLVSIVLCSLFLLSFPPTIFAIKQSYIVYMGSHSHSLHESTQNIERVRTSHLEFLSSFLESDEKINDAIIYSYKRDINGFAAKLSEDQAASIAKHPNVVSVFLNTPLELLTTHSWEFLSMEKKTDHSSLIWKNANYGEDIIIANIDTGVWPESDSFSDDGYSNVPSHWKGRCQNDSYLAVACNKKLIGAKFFNKGYIAIGGIIPPIQNSARDFQGHGTHTLSTAGGNFVAGANVLGAGNGTAEGGSPRARVAAYKVCWPASADVASGCYNMDTMKAMDTAIYDGVDVLSLSIGGGGFSSYFDDPISITSFHAVKNGIPVVCAGGNDGPFPGTVHNVAPWLLTVAASSIDREFKNLVKLGNGQSFEGKSLTKGLSSESYSLVAADQAALDGVSSKNALLCKNGTLDPSKVEGKVVVCLRGVNGRLEKGFEVVRAGGSGMIICNDKDHGTDILADPHFLPASHVTYKDGVSIFAYLNATKNPTGYISASKSVLNEKPAPSMAFFSSRGPNLVTPAIMKPDITAPGVDIIAAYPELKSPSEIEIDPRRSRFAMLSGTSMSTPHVAGVVGLIKKIHPDWSPAAIKSSIMTTARTRDNRMKPIVDDTSIEATPLNYGSGHIRPNRATNPGLVYDLTIEDHLYFLCAIGYEETKIRLFSGTPYKCPKNATVLNYNYPSMTIPDLTHPASLTRTLKNVGPPGTYIAKVIGPPGISVTVNPSILKFEKVGEEKSFVMNLKKKVGANITSDHQFVFGKLLWSDGKHYVRSPISVSFGATKPTIKTEEEQGAAFKRRRV; this is encoded by the exons ATGGACTTAAAATTAGTCTCTATTGTATTATGCTCTCTTTTTCTCCTCTCCTTTCCTCCTACTATATTTGCAATCAAACAG tcTTATATAGTTTACATGGGATCACATTCGCATTCTTTGCATGAGTCCACTCAAAACATAGAAAGAGTTCGGACTTCTCACCTCGAGTTTCTCTCCTCTTTCCTTGAAAG TGATGAGAAAATTAACGATGCGATTATCTACTCTTATAAGAGAGATATCAATGGTTTTGCTGCTAAACTTAGTGAAGATCAAGCCGCATCTATAGCGA AGCATCCGAATGTTGTGTCGGTATTCTTAAACACACCGTTAGAGCTTCTTACCACACATTCGTGGGAGTTTTTATCAATGGAGAAGAAAACGGATCATTCTAGCTTAATATGGAAGAATGCAAACTATGGCGAAGATATTATCATAGCAAATATCGACACGG gAGTATGGCCAGAATCAGATAGTTTTTCAGATGATGGTTATAGTAATGTCCCTTCACATTGGAAAGGCCGGTGTCAAAATGATAGTTACTTGGCGGTTGCATGCAATAA GAAACTGATTGGAGCAAAATTCTTCAACAAAGGGTATATTGCCATAGGTGGGATAATTCCCCCAATACAAAACTCTGCTAGGGATTTTCAAGGACATGGAACGCACACTCTCTCTACTGCCGGCGGCAATTTCGTTGCCGGAGCAAATGTTCTCGGCGCCGGAAACGGAACTGCTGAAGGTGGATCTCCTAGGGCACGCGTTGCCGCTTACAAGGTATGTTGGCCTGCTTCTGCGGACGTTGCAAGTGGATGCTATAATATGGATACGATGAAAGCTATGGATACGGCAATCTACGACGGCGTTGACGTTCTCTCCCTGTCGATCGGCGGCGGCGGTTTTTCTTCTTATTTCGATGATCCAATCTCGATAACCAGTTTCCATGCGGTGAAGAATGGGATTCCTGTTGTTTGCGCTGGCGGTAATGATGGTCCTTTTCCTGGGACAGTTCATAATGTTGCTCCTTGGTTACTTACTGTCGCGGCTAGCTCTATTGATCGAGAATTCAAAAACCTAGTTAAACTAGGCAATGGTCAAAGTTTCGag GGAAAGAGCTTAACTAAGGGTTTATCAAGTGAGAGTTATTCACTTGTTGCTGCAGATCAAGCTGCTTTAGATGGAGTCTCTTCTAAAAACGC TCTCTTGTGTAAAAACGGGACATTGGATCCATCAAAAGTAGAAGGAAAGGTTGTAGTTTGTCTCAGAGGGGTGAATGGAAGATTAGAAAAAGGATTCGAAGTTGTTAGGGCTGGTGGTTCTGGTATGATTATTTGCAATGACAAAGATCATGGCACCGATATATTGGCTGATCCTCATTTTCTTCCTGCTTCACATGTTACATATAAGGATGGTGTTTCAATCTTTGCCTACCTAAATGCCACCAA AAACCCTACTGGATATATTAGTGCATCAAAGAGTGTGTTAAATGAAAAGCCTGCTCCATCTATGGCTTTTTTCTCCTCAAGGGGTCCAAACTTAGTAACACCAGCAATTATGAAG CCGGACATAACAGCGCCAGGAGTAGACATCATAGCAGCCTATCCTGAATTGAAAAGCCCATCAGAAATCGAGATTGATCCTCGAAGAAGTCGGTTTGCTATGTTATCTGGCACTTCTATGTCAACTCCTCATGTTGCTGGAGTTGTTGGTCTTATCAAGAAGATTCACCCCGATTGGAGTCCCGCTGCCATCAAATCTTCTATCATGACCACTG CTAGAACTAGAGATAACCGCATGAAGCCAATTGTCGATGATACATCAATAGAGGCGACGCCTTTAAATTACGGTTCTGGACACATTCGTCCAAACAGAGCTACAAACCCTGGATTGGTTTACGACTTAACAATTGAAGATCATTTGTATTTCCTTTGTGCAATTGGTTACGAAGAGACCAAAATTCGACTCTTTTCAGGAACACCTTACAAGTGTCCTAAGAATGCCACTGTCTTGAACTACAATTACCCATCTATGACCATCCCAGACCTGACCCATCCAGCCAGTCTGACTCGAACTCTAAAGAATGTGGGTCCTCCAGGGACATACATCGCTAAAGTTATAGGACCTCCAGGAATCTCGGTCACTGTGAATCCTTCTATTCTGAAATTCGAAAAGGTTGGAGAAGAGAAGAGCTTTGTGATGAATCTTAAGAAGAAGGTTGGTGCTAATATAACTAGTGATCATCAGTTTGTGTTTGGGAAGTTATTGTGGTCTGATGGAAAACACTATGTAAGGAGTCCGATTTCGGTTAGCTTTGGTGCGACAAAGCCAACGATAAAAACGGAAGAAGAACAAGGTGCTGCCTTTAAAAGAAGAAGGGTCTAG